From the genome of Triticum aestivum cultivar Chinese Spring chromosome 3B, IWGSC CS RefSeq v2.1, whole genome shotgun sequence, one region includes:
- the LOC123065150 gene encoding peroxidase 1 has product MVAAIVAVVVAVVCLRLPAVARGQLQVGFYNTSCPNAESLVQQAVASAFANDSGIAAGLIRLHFHDCFVRGCDASVLLVSANGTAERDAAPNKPSLRGFEVIDAAKAAVEKSCARTVSCADIVAFAARDSINLTGQAAYQVPSGRRDGNFSLDQDALNNLPPPTFTAQQLVDRFANKTLTAEEMVILSGAHTVGRSFCSSFLARIWNNTTATVDTGLSPAYAALLQALCPSSPNAATTTAVDPTTPAVLDNNYYKLLSLNLGLFFSDNQLRTNATLNTSVNSFAANETLWKQKFVAAMVKMGNIEVLTGTQGEIRLNCSVVNNRSSVAAPEAQMARHYYSGSTASIEEIATS; this is encoded by the exons ATGGTGGCTGCCATAGTTGCCGTGGTTGTGGCGGTTGTGTGCTTGCGGCTGCCGGCGGTGGCTCGCGGGCAGCTCCAGGTGGGCTTCTACAACACGAGCTGCCCCAACGCGGAGTCGCTGGTCCAGCAGGCCGTCGCCAGCGCCTTCGCCAACGACTCCGGCATCGCCGCCGGCCTCATCCGCCTCCATTTCCATGACTGCTTTGTCCGG GGATGTGACGCCTCCGTGCTGCTCGTGTCCGCCAACGGCACGGCTGAGCGCGACGCGGCCCCGAACAAGCCGAGCCTCCGGGGCTTCGAGGTGATCGACGCCGCCAAGGCCGCCGTGGAGAAGAGCTGCGCGCGcaccgtctcctgcgccgacatcgTGGCCTTCGCCGCCCGCGACAGCATCAACCTCACCGGGCAGGCCGCGTACCAGGTCCCCTCGGGCCGGCGCGACGGCAACTTCTCCCTCGATCAGGACGCGCTCAACAACCTGCCTCCGCCCACGTTCACGGCGCAGCAGCTCGTCGACCGCTTCGCCAACAAGACCCTCACCGCCGAGGAGATGGTCATCCTCTCCGGCGCCCACACCGTGGGTCGCTCCTTCTGCAGCTCCTTCCTCGCCCGCATCTGGAACAACACCACCGCCACC GTGGACACGGGGCTGAGCCCAGCGTACGCGGCGCTGCTGCAGGCGCTGTGCCCGTCGAGTCCGAACGCGGCCACGACGACGGCGGTCGATCCGACAACGCCCGCGGTGCTGGACAACAACTACTACAAGCTCCTGTCGCTCAACCTCGGCCTCTTCTTCTCCGACAACCAGCTGCGGACCAACGCCACGCTCAACACGTCCGTGAACAGCTTCGCGGCGAACGAAACGCTCTGGAAGCAGAAGTTCGTCGCGGCCATGGTGAAGATGGGGAACATCGAGGTGCTCACCGGCACCCAGGGGGAGATCCGGCTCAACTGCAGCGTCGTCAACAACCGGTCGTCGGTGGCAGCCCCCGAGGCTCAGATGGCTCGCCACTACTACTCGGGATCCACCGCCTCCATCGAGGAGATCGCGACCAGCTGA